A part of Streptantibioticus cattleyicolor NRRL 8057 = DSM 46488 genomic DNA contains:
- a CDS encoding phage tail protein I produces MSRAAVPGLPTPHPIGGLLPALYADDDFAQRFTAGLDTVLAPVFATLDNLPAYFQPRLAPPDFLAWLARWLGVEDDPSWPDEVRRTVVARAVELHRLRGTRRGLRELLRLALGVGARITDGGGVYWSTTPGAPLPPAPSGELLVRVWPERVAEVDPAQVLAVVRASCPVHLSCRVEVLPGPPPDEGEVTDA; encoded by the coding sequence ATGAGCCGCGCCGCCGTCCCCGGACTGCCGACGCCGCACCCGATCGGCGGCCTGCTGCCCGCGCTCTACGCGGACGACGACTTCGCCCAGCGGTTCACGGCCGGTCTCGACACCGTCCTCGCGCCGGTCTTCGCCACGCTGGACAACCTGCCCGCCTACTTCCAGCCACGGCTGGCGCCGCCGGACTTCCTCGCCTGGCTGGCGCGGTGGCTCGGGGTGGAGGACGACCCCTCGTGGCCGGACGAGGTACGCCGCACCGTGGTCGCGCGCGCGGTGGAGCTGCACCGCCTGCGCGGGACGCGACGCGGGTTGCGGGAGCTGCTGCGGCTCGCCCTCGGGGTCGGCGCGCGGATCACGGACGGCGGCGGCGTGTACTGGTCGACCACCCCCGGCGCGCCCCTGCCGCCCGCGCCCTCCGGGGAACTGCTGGTACGGGTCTGGCCGGAACGGGTCGCCGAGGTGGATCCGGCGCAGGTGCTCGCCGTCGTCCGGGCGAGCTGCCCGGTCCACCTCTCGTGCCGGGTCGAGGTCCTCCCCGGCCCGCCCCCCGACGAAGGAGAGGTGACCGATGCGTAG
- a CDS encoding putative baseplate assembly protein: MALPSPNLDDRRFQQLVDEAKRYVQQRAPEWTDHNVSDPGVTLIETFAYLVDQLLYRLNRVPEKNYTAFLDLLGIRLFPPAAATAEVDFWLSAPQPDTVPLRAGTEVSTVRTGTEEAVVFATTEDLAVVPSALDRLVTVSATGEHTDRTGRLAEGADVPCFQTRPEPGDTMLFGLPAVVPRCILVVRLDSRVEGVGVDPRQPPLVWEVWDGARWIGCETGSDTTGGLNRAGEVVVFVPDGHTASAVLGRTAGWLRCRVTEPAPDQPFYSESPTIRRAEVFTVGGTATVTHAETVTDAPLGTSEGVAGQRFRLAKAPVLLDGEPPVVEVSAGDGWETWTAVEHFGDSGPADRHVVIDATTGEFAFPPAVREPDGALRAFGAVPPKGARLRVPSYRTGGGTAGNVARGAISLLRSSVPYVARVGNREAARGGVDGETVENARLRAPHVLRLQERAVTARDFEVIARQAAPSAARVTCLPAVADEPGAVRVLVTPDAVADDGDRLRFEQLIPGEPMLAAIASALDERRLVGTRLVVRPPDYQGVTVVARLTGRPDGTDRVRQSALAALYRHLNPLRGGPDGTGWPFGLAVRYGDVFALLQRVAGVASVEELRLFPADPVTGRRGAPAERIDLAPDTLVFSYQHQVAVEPPAPGGTA, from the coding sequence ATGGCGCTGCCCTCCCCCAACCTGGACGACCGCCGGTTCCAGCAACTCGTCGACGAGGCCAAGCGGTACGTGCAGCAGCGCGCCCCGGAGTGGACCGACCACAACGTCTCCGACCCCGGGGTCACCCTCATCGAGACCTTCGCCTACCTGGTCGACCAGTTGCTGTACCGGCTCAACCGGGTGCCGGAGAAGAACTACACCGCCTTCCTCGACCTGCTGGGCATCCGGCTCTTCCCCCCGGCGGCGGCAACCGCCGAGGTGGACTTCTGGCTCTCCGCCCCGCAGCCCGACACGGTGCCGCTCCGGGCGGGCACCGAGGTCTCCACGGTGCGCACCGGGACCGAGGAGGCCGTGGTCTTCGCCACCACCGAGGACCTCGCCGTCGTCCCCAGCGCCCTGGACCGGCTGGTCACCGTCTCCGCCACCGGGGAACACACCGACCGCACCGGGCGGTTGGCCGAGGGCGCCGACGTGCCGTGTTTCCAGACGCGTCCGGAGCCGGGCGACACCATGCTCTTCGGCCTGCCCGCCGTGGTGCCCCGGTGCATCCTCGTGGTGCGCCTCGACAGCCGGGTCGAGGGCGTCGGGGTCGATCCACGGCAGCCGCCGCTGGTGTGGGAGGTGTGGGACGGCGCGCGGTGGATCGGCTGCGAGACCGGCTCGGACACCACCGGCGGCCTCAACCGGGCCGGTGAGGTGGTCGTCTTCGTGCCGGACGGACACACCGCGTCGGCGGTCCTCGGCCGCACCGCGGGCTGGCTGCGCTGCCGGGTGACCGAGCCCGCCCCGGACCAGCCGTTCTACTCCGAGTCGCCGACGATCCGGCGCGCCGAGGTCTTCACGGTGGGCGGCACGGCCACCGTCACCCACGCGGAGACCGTGACCGACGCGCCCCTGGGCACCTCCGAGGGCGTCGCGGGGCAGCGCTTCCGGCTCGCCAAGGCACCGGTGCTGCTGGACGGGGAGCCGCCGGTGGTGGAGGTGTCGGCGGGTGACGGATGGGAGACCTGGACGGCCGTCGAGCACTTCGGCGACTCCGGCCCCGCCGACCGGCACGTGGTGATCGACGCCACCACGGGGGAGTTCGCCTTCCCGCCCGCCGTCCGCGAGCCCGACGGCGCCCTGCGCGCCTTCGGTGCCGTACCCCCCAAGGGCGCCCGGCTGCGCGTCCCCTCCTACCGCACCGGCGGCGGCACCGCGGGCAACGTGGCCCGCGGCGCCATCTCGCTGCTGCGCAGCTCGGTGCCGTACGTGGCCCGGGTCGGCAACCGCGAGGCGGCCCGGGGCGGGGTGGACGGCGAGACGGTGGAGAACGCCCGGCTGCGCGCCCCGCATGTGCTGCGGCTCCAGGAACGGGCCGTCACGGCACGGGACTTCGAGGTGATCGCCCGGCAGGCGGCCCCGTCCGCGGCGCGGGTCACCTGTCTGCCCGCGGTCGCGGACGAGCCGGGCGCGGTGCGCGTGCTGGTGACGCCGGACGCGGTCGCGGACGACGGCGACCGGCTGCGTTTCGAGCAGTTGATCCCCGGCGAGCCGATGCTGGCCGCCATCGCGTCGGCCCTCGACGAACGGCGTCTGGTCGGCACCCGCCTGGTGGTGCGGCCCCCCGACTACCAGGGGGTGACGGTGGTGGCCCGGCTCACCGGCCGCCCGGACGGGACGGACCGGGTACGGCAGTCGGCGCTGGCCGCCCTGTACCGCCACCTCAACCCGCTGCGCGGCGGACCGGACGGGACCGGCTGGCCGTTCGGCCTGGCCGTGCGGTACGGCGACGTCTTCGCGCTGCTGCAACGGGTGGCGGGGGTGGCCTCCGTCGAGGAGTTGCGGCTCTTCCCCGCGGATCCGGTCACCGGACGCCGTGGCGCCCCGGCCGAGCGGATCGACCTCGCGCCGGACACCCTGGTCTTCTCCTACCAGCACCAGGTCGCCGTCGAGCCCCCGGCGCCGGGGGGTACGGCATGA
- a CDS encoding GPW/gp25 family protein produces MSGGFIGRGWAFPLRVNATGGIGMVDRDREIAESIRLILGTAPGERPMRPEFGCGIHEHVFAPGDGSTAGRIAREVRAALERWEPRIDVEDVLIAFDTVDLGTLYIDLRYSVRSTNDRRNLVFPFYTIPVSPDPEDGDDD; encoded by the coding sequence GTGAGCGGGGGGTTCATCGGCCGCGGCTGGGCGTTCCCGCTGCGCGTCAACGCCACCGGCGGCATCGGCATGGTCGACCGGGACCGGGAGATCGCCGAGTCCATCCGGCTGATCCTCGGTACGGCGCCGGGCGAGCGGCCGATGCGCCCGGAGTTCGGCTGCGGCATCCACGAGCACGTCTTCGCGCCGGGCGACGGCTCCACCGCGGGCCGTATCGCCCGGGAGGTGCGGGCGGCGCTGGAGCGCTGGGAGCCGCGGATCGACGTCGAGGACGTGCTGATCGCCTTCGACACCGTCGACCTCGGCACCCTCTACATCGACCTGCGCTACTCCGTGCGCTCCACCAACGACCGGCGCAACCTCGTCTTCCCCTTCTACACCATTCCGGTCTCGCCGGACCCCGAGGACGGAGACGACGACTGA
- a CDS encoding PAAR domain-containing protein — MPPAARTGDATDHGGVITTPPPGAVAVETVLIGGRPAAVTGSLHVCPAHPELGPANVILPGAATGGPGLVLIGGLPAARARDRTACGAQVVVGAFDVLIGGVV, encoded by the coding sequence ATGCCCCCCGCAGCCAGGACGGGCGACGCCACGGATCACGGCGGTGTCATCACGACCCCGCCGCCGGGCGCCGTCGCGGTGGAGACCGTACTGATCGGCGGCCGGCCGGCGGCCGTCACCGGCAGCCTGCACGTCTGCCCCGCCCACCCCGAACTGGGCCCCGCCAACGTCATCCTGCCCGGCGCGGCCACCGGGGGGCCGGGGCTGGTCCTCATCGGCGGCCTGCCCGCGGCCCGCGCGCGGGACAGGACGGCCTGCGGCGCCCAGGTGGTCGTCGGAGCCTTCGACGTGCTGATCGGAGGCGTGGTGTGA
- a CDS encoding VgrG-related protein, whose protein sequence is MSAPEARGGRAFAAEPVVEAPGRLPPVWATQLVSCDIEQSVGLPDAVALTFRDADHRFLTETGITIGTRLKVSVVTVQEHAQVPLFSGEVTALELDVDTTGTFTVVRASAVTHRLMRGRKVKAFRNMTTSDIVRRVAADAGVECARVDAFPVVHRHLSQANVSDWEFLRYLARESGAWTGVDEDGRLEFVRPRPASGAPDPATPAPRDPLVLEYGRNLLELSSALTGADTADTVQVRGWDVTTKTPLVATGRPVSTQAVRPGMSPATVVSAFPGSPRTTVTDTPYRTQAEADAAADALASSVGAGVAELEAVAEGNPDIKAGTPVALGNVGPAFSGRYTATAVRHLLEPHRGYRTTVTVCTAPDRSLTGLVTGAAAPPHAPRVPGLAIGVVTDVHEPDGGQRGWVRLKFPWLDDDYVSDWARTVQWGGQGGGGVFSPEVNDEVLVGFEQGSLDSPYVIGGLYNGVDRPSPHDVPLVDGASGKVNRRSLVSRSGNRVELLDAPAGPSGVRLASGDGRLEVRLDEQRGEITLTVFGAGGRRAAGSVRVTGSGITVDAGTGSLDLRGGSVTVGGTTGVTVDGGVLAVFKADEIRIN, encoded by the coding sequence GTGAGCGCCCCGGAGGCGCGGGGTGGCCGCGCGTTCGCCGCCGAGCCGGTCGTGGAGGCGCCGGGCCGGCTGCCGCCGGTGTGGGCGACCCAGCTGGTCTCCTGCGACATCGAGCAGAGCGTCGGCCTGCCCGACGCCGTGGCGCTGACGTTCCGCGACGCCGACCACCGTTTCCTCACCGAGACCGGGATCACCATCGGCACCCGGCTGAAGGTCTCCGTGGTCACGGTGCAGGAACACGCCCAAGTGCCGCTGTTCTCCGGGGAGGTGACCGCGCTGGAGCTGGACGTGGACACCACCGGCACGTTCACCGTGGTGCGGGCGTCGGCGGTGACGCACCGTCTGATGCGCGGGCGGAAGGTCAAGGCGTTCCGCAACATGACGACCTCGGACATCGTGCGCCGGGTGGCGGCGGACGCGGGTGTCGAGTGCGCCCGGGTCGACGCGTTCCCGGTGGTGCACCGGCACCTGTCGCAGGCGAACGTCTCGGACTGGGAGTTCCTGCGGTACCTCGCGCGGGAGAGCGGCGCGTGGACCGGGGTGGACGAGGACGGCCGACTGGAGTTCGTCCGGCCCCGGCCGGCCTCCGGCGCCCCGGACCCGGCCACCCCGGCGCCGCGCGACCCGCTGGTGCTGGAGTACGGCCGCAACCTGCTGGAGCTGAGCAGCGCGCTCACCGGCGCGGACACGGCGGACACCGTGCAGGTTCGGGGGTGGGACGTCACCACGAAGACCCCGCTGGTCGCCACCGGGCGCCCGGTGTCCACGCAGGCGGTGCGGCCGGGGATGAGTCCGGCCACGGTGGTCTCCGCCTTCCCCGGCAGCCCGCGCACGACGGTCACCGACACGCCGTACCGCACGCAGGCGGAGGCGGACGCGGCGGCGGACGCGCTCGCCTCGTCGGTGGGGGCCGGCGTCGCGGAGCTGGAGGCGGTCGCCGAGGGCAACCCGGACATCAAGGCGGGCACCCCGGTCGCGCTGGGCAACGTCGGGCCGGCCTTCTCCGGCCGCTACACCGCCACCGCCGTGCGCCACCTCCTCGAACCCCACCGGGGCTACCGCACCACGGTGACGGTCTGCACCGCACCGGACCGCTCCCTCACCGGCCTCGTCACCGGCGCCGCCGCGCCCCCGCACGCCCCACGCGTACCGGGCCTGGCCATCGGCGTGGTCACCGACGTCCACGAACCCGACGGCGGCCAACGCGGCTGGGTGCGGCTGAAGTTCCCGTGGCTGGACGACGACTACGTCTCCGACTGGGCGCGCACCGTGCAGTGGGGCGGCCAGGGCGGCGGCGGTGTCTTCAGCCCCGAGGTCAACGACGAGGTGCTGGTCGGCTTCGAGCAGGGTTCGCTGGACAGCCCCTACGTGATCGGCGGCCTGTACAACGGGGTGGACCGGCCCTCCCCGCACGACGTGCCGCTGGTCGACGGCGCCTCGGGGAAGGTCAACCGCCGCTCGCTGGTGTCCCGTTCCGGCAACCGGGTGGAGCTGCTGGACGCCCCCGCGGGCCCGTCCGGAGTCCGCCTCGCCAGCGGTGACGGCAGGCTGGAGGTCAGGCTGGACGAGCAGCGCGGCGAGATCACGCTCACCGTCTTCGGCGCGGGCGGCCGGCGCGCGGCCGGTTCGGTACGGGTCACCGGCTCCGGGATCACCGTCGACGCCGGCACCGGATCGCTCGACCTGCGCGGCGGGTCGGTGACCGTCGGCGGCACCACCGGGGTCACCGTGGACGGCGGTGTGCTCGCGGTGTTCAAGGCCGACGAGATCCGCATCAACTGA
- a CDS encoding CIS tube protein, whose protein sequence is MEPPSMVGAPPGGTITRLPLQFNPATLSLSKTTEWRRTPSRMAGQSALPEFVGSGPRSLSLDVFLDATARHDNSVERAVEQLMTACVPTPASLARKAPASPWVRFDWGTAKTTSFDGVLTGLSVRYTLFDVDGKPLRAICSLTIDEASVDPPGQNPTSGSPEARRTHQVVAGDSLPLLAWREYGDATAWRTIAEANDIDDPMVLVPGTELIVPGTHQPGAKGRR, encoded by the coding sequence ATGGAACCGCCGTCCATGGTGGGAGCCCCTCCCGGCGGCACGATCACCCGGCTGCCCCTCCAGTTCAACCCGGCCACCTTGTCGTTGAGCAAGACCACCGAGTGGCGGCGCACGCCCTCGCGCATGGCCGGGCAGTCGGCGCTGCCGGAATTCGTCGGCAGCGGGCCGCGCTCGCTCTCCCTGGATGTCTTCCTGGACGCCACGGCACGCCACGACAACTCGGTGGAGCGGGCCGTGGAGCAGTTGATGACGGCCTGTGTGCCCACCCCGGCCAGCCTGGCCCGCAAGGCACCGGCCAGCCCCTGGGTGCGGTTCGACTGGGGGACGGCGAAGACCACGTCGTTCGACGGGGTGCTGACCGGGCTGTCCGTGCGGTACACGCTCTTCGACGTGGACGGCAAGCCGCTGCGGGCGATCTGCTCGCTCACCATCGACGAGGCGAGCGTCGATCCGCCGGGCCAGAACCCGACCTCCGGGTCGCCGGAGGCACGCCGCACCCACCAGGTGGTCGCCGGCGACAGCCTGCCGCTGCTCGCCTGGCGGGAGTACGGCGACGCGACGGCCTGGCGCACCATCGCGGAGGCCAACGACATCGACGACCCGATGGTGCTGGTGCCCGGCACCGAGCTGATCGTGCCGGGTACGCACCAGCCGGGCGCCAAGGGGCGCCGGTGA
- a CDS encoding phage tail protein — translation MTDGIFATSVFFKLTIGGNDLGDFSTCSGLGAEVEIESYAEGGNNGFSWQLPGRITWSNITLTRAVTEDTTKIARWLDEIVRRVEPKDGEIVALRPNLTPIVSWQVLGIVPVRWQGPSFDPANSAAAVESLEIAHCGLRPS, via the coding sequence ATGACCGACGGCATCTTCGCAACGAGTGTGTTCTTCAAGCTCACGATCGGCGGCAACGACCTGGGGGACTTCTCCACCTGCTCCGGGCTCGGCGCCGAGGTGGAGATCGAGAGCTACGCGGAGGGCGGCAACAACGGTTTCTCCTGGCAGTTGCCGGGCCGCATCACCTGGTCGAACATCACGCTCACCCGCGCGGTCACCGAGGACACCACGAAGATCGCGCGCTGGCTGGACGAGATCGTGCGGCGGGTCGAGCCGAAGGACGGCGAGATCGTCGCGCTGCGCCCCAACCTGACGCCGATCGTCAGCTGGCAGGTGCTCGGCATCGTGCCGGTGCGGTGGCAGGGGCCCTCGTTCGACCCGGCGAACTCCGCGGCGGCCGTGGAGTCCCTGGAGATAGCCCATTGCGGTCTGCGCCCGTCCTGA
- a CDS encoding DUF6760 family protein, which produces MTYASPRLYEEIAYVAYHFHWAREDILDLSHRERRQWVREIARINTRVNEGG; this is translated from the coding sequence GTGACGTACGCGTCTCCCCGGCTGTACGAGGAGATCGCGTACGTCGCCTACCACTTCCACTGGGCCCGGGAGGACATCCTCGACCTCTCGCACCGCGAACGCCGCCAGTGGGTACGGGAGATCGCCCGGATCAACACCCGGGTGAACGAGGGCGGGTGA
- a CDS encoding phage tail protein, whose translation MAEGDPLSTHIFGVQLGGYNVESVKEISNLTVDQDVVEYKQVTEQGKLIVRKQPGSRLPGEVTITRGLDQSSTFTNWIKETINNGAVNTARQNLTIEIKDTTGATLRRIQLANAWASRWEGPTLTAGESNAATETVTITFEEITVE comes from the coding sequence ATGGCCGAAGGCGATCCGCTCTCCACACACATATTCGGCGTCCAACTCGGCGGGTACAACGTCGAGTCGGTGAAGGAGATCAGCAACCTCACCGTCGACCAGGACGTCGTCGAGTACAAGCAGGTCACCGAGCAGGGCAAGCTCATCGTCCGCAAGCAGCCGGGCTCCCGGCTGCCCGGCGAGGTGACGATCACCCGCGGGCTCGACCAGAGCAGCACGTTCACCAACTGGATCAAGGAGACCATCAACAACGGCGCGGTGAACACCGCCCGGCAGAACCTCACCATCGAGATCAAGGACACCACCGGCGCCACGTTGCGCCGCATCCAGCTGGCGAACGCCTGGGCCAGCAGGTGGGAAGGGCCCACGCTCACCGCCGGCGAGTCCAACGCCGCCACCGAGACGGTGACCATCACGTTCGAGGAGATCACCGTCGAATGA
- a CDS encoding phage tail sheath family protein, whose product MPSYLTPGVYVEEVQSGARPIEGVGTAVAALVGFAETGPFHTPTLVTNWDQYVQQFGGFVDGAYLPHAVYGFFSNGGGAVYVVRVGGPAGQDAGRGQETAQAAPAAVAAAGFLFSALPGAGPDVTVEFADAEGENVPEDRFRLVVRQGGKVVETYDVTIRKNVKGYLVTQLRESKLVKVTEQPGAAPSRPEPQTLPLAAAPAAGSPAPAARLDPAEYVGDAAARTGFAGLEAIDEITMVAVPDLMSAFDRGDIDATGVKTVQLAVVSHCEQMGDRVAVLDTPPGLSAQQVRTWRNDEAGFDSRYAAMYYPWIEVFDPATGRNRAVPPSGHIAGVWARSDAERGVHKAPANEVVRGAVDLEVRLSKGEQDLLNPIGVNCVRAFPGRGIRVWGARTLSSDPAWRYLNVRRLFNYLEESILLGTQWVVFEPNDDRLWSSIRRNITAFLTEEWRRGALFGRTAAEAFYVKCDQENNPQESIDLGQVVCEIGVAPVKPAEFVVFRLAQFSDSTSLVNE is encoded by the coding sequence ATGCCGTCGTACCTCACCCCGGGTGTCTACGTGGAGGAGGTCCAGTCCGGTGCCCGGCCCATCGAGGGGGTGGGCACGGCCGTCGCCGCGTTGGTCGGCTTCGCCGAGACCGGACCCTTCCACACCCCGACCCTGGTGACCAACTGGGATCAGTACGTCCAGCAGTTCGGCGGCTTCGTCGACGGCGCCTACCTGCCGCACGCGGTGTACGGCTTCTTCTCCAACGGCGGCGGCGCCGTCTACGTGGTGCGCGTCGGCGGACCCGCCGGCCAGGACGCCGGTCGCGGGCAGGAGACGGCGCAGGCCGCCCCCGCGGCCGTCGCGGCGGCCGGCTTCCTGTTCTCGGCGCTGCCCGGCGCGGGACCCGACGTCACGGTGGAGTTCGCCGACGCGGAGGGCGAGAACGTCCCGGAGGACCGCTTCCGGCTCGTGGTGCGCCAGGGCGGCAAGGTGGTCGAGACGTACGACGTCACCATCCGCAAGAACGTCAAGGGGTACCTGGTGACCCAGCTGCGGGAGTCGAAGCTGGTCAAGGTGACCGAGCAGCCCGGCGCCGCGCCGAGCCGCCCCGAGCCGCAGACGCTGCCGCTGGCCGCCGCCCCCGCGGCCGGATCCCCCGCCCCGGCCGCGCGCCTGGACCCCGCCGAGTACGTCGGCGACGCCGCGGCCCGTACCGGGTTCGCCGGGCTGGAGGCGATCGACGAGATCACCATGGTGGCGGTCCCCGACCTGATGAGCGCCTTCGACCGCGGCGACATCGACGCGACCGGGGTGAAGACGGTGCAGCTCGCGGTGGTCTCGCACTGCGAGCAGATGGGCGACCGGGTCGCCGTGCTCGACACCCCGCCCGGCCTGAGCGCGCAGCAGGTGCGCACCTGGCGCAACGACGAGGCCGGGTTCGACTCCCGTTACGCCGCCATGTACTACCCGTGGATCGAGGTGTTCGACCCGGCCACCGGACGCAACAGGGCGGTGCCCCCGAGCGGGCACATCGCCGGGGTGTGGGCCCGCAGCGACGCCGAACGCGGGGTGCACAAGGCGCCCGCCAACGAGGTGGTGCGCGGCGCGGTCGACCTGGAGGTGCGCCTCAGCAAGGGCGAGCAGGACCTGCTCAACCCCATCGGCGTCAACTGCGTACGGGCCTTCCCCGGGCGCGGCATCCGGGTGTGGGGCGCGCGGACCCTCTCCTCGGACCCGGCCTGGCGCTACCTCAACGTGCGGCGGCTCTTCAACTACCTGGAGGAGTCGATCCTCCTCGGCACCCAGTGGGTGGTCTTCGAGCCCAACGACGACCGGTTGTGGTCCAGCATCCGCCGCAACATCACGGCGTTCCTCACCGAGGAGTGGCGGCGCGGCGCGCTGTTCGGCCGGACGGCGGCGGAGGCCTTCTACGTCAAGTGCGACCAGGAGAACAACCCGCAGGAATCGATCGACCTGGGCCAGGTGGTCTGCGAGATCGGCGTCGCCCCGGTGAAGCCCGCCGAGTTCGTGGTGTTCCGGCTGGCCCAGTTCTCCGACAGCACCAGTCTCGTCAACGAGTGA
- a CDS encoding ATP-binding protein, whose product MSVGTQAAPTGPPTDPHHLWTRLRHVEERVRTAVDERRATDPEPDDPYRGQYLTPAQVDRILAAPGTAFHPGTALGEPPPAPPGSALGRLTAAFGLPPVDVEILLVAMAPDLDPRFERLYGYLNDDLTRGRPTIGLALELCGLPGAGAGRFRFSARAPLIAHGLLEVTEAERPLLSRGLRVPDRVTAHLLGDDAADDALHGLLRSVRPGPEEASEPAQRVRAAVLGGGLVYLLDEGGGAGRLAVDALAAGGAPPLVVEPAALATEPGAAPVRALAREARLTGGGVVLGPLDRLDPRRPEGARALRELCAGLAGLPLVVHGTLAWDPSWAAQSPVSVVVPPPDARQRAERWARALSHAVGGPHRLADADGEFTEAVATYRLDEEQMERAAGLAARTAAASGRPMDAGDLRAAVRAQNAAGLDRLARRIEPAVGWDDLVLPAPVARRLRELVLRARHRDQVLGHWRMRPGGGRGRGVTALFAGGSGTGKTMSAEVVAAALGMELYVVDLATVVDKYIGETEKNLERIFTEASRVNGVLLFDEADAIFGRRSEVKDAHDRHANVESAYLLQRMESFDGIAVLTTNLRANLDEAFIRRLDVIAEFTMPDEEQRLALWDRCLGPRIPRGGDLDLAWCAGRFELSGGSIRACAVTAAYLAAEAGGPVTMRQVVSAVLQEYRKLGRLVLEGEFGPWLEAERGGA is encoded by the coding sequence GTGAGCGTCGGGACGCAGGCCGCCCCGACCGGTCCGCCCACGGACCCGCACCACCTGTGGACCCGGCTGCGCCATGTCGAAGAGCGCGTCAGGACGGCCGTCGACGAGCGGCGGGCCACCGATCCGGAGCCGGACGACCCGTACCGCGGCCAGTACCTCACCCCGGCGCAGGTGGACCGCATCCTGGCGGCGCCCGGGACGGCGTTCCACCCCGGCACGGCTCTGGGGGAACCGCCGCCGGCCCCGCCCGGGTCGGCGCTCGGCCGGCTCACCGCCGCGTTCGGTCTGCCGCCGGTGGACGTCGAGATCCTGCTGGTGGCGATGGCGCCCGACCTCGACCCGCGTTTCGAGCGGCTCTACGGCTACCTCAACGACGACCTGACCCGCGGCCGGCCGACCATCGGGCTCGCCCTGGAGCTGTGCGGGCTGCCGGGGGCGGGGGCCGGACGGTTCCGCTTCTCGGCGCGGGCCCCGCTGATCGCGCACGGGCTGCTGGAGGTCACCGAGGCCGAACGCCCGCTGCTCTCCCGGGGGTTGCGGGTGCCGGACCGGGTCACCGCCCATCTGCTCGGCGACGACGCGGCCGACGACGCGCTGCACGGTCTGCTCCGGAGCGTCCGGCCCGGCCCGGAGGAGGCGTCCGAGCCGGCGCAGCGGGTCCGCGCCGCGGTCCTGGGCGGCGGTCTGGTCTACCTGCTGGACGAGGGCGGCGGCGCCGGGCGGCTGGCGGTCGACGCGCTGGCCGCGGGCGGTGCGCCCCCGCTGGTGGTGGAGCCCGCCGCGCTCGCCACGGAACCGGGCGCGGCGCCGGTGCGCGCGCTGGCCCGGGAGGCGCGGCTGACCGGCGGCGGGGTCGTGCTCGGCCCGCTGGACCGGCTCGATCCGCGGCGTCCCGAAGGCGCCCGTGCGCTGCGGGAGTTGTGCGCGGGGCTCGCCGGTCTTCCGCTGGTCGTGCACGGCACCCTGGCGTGGGACCCCTCGTGGGCGGCTCAGAGCCCGGTGTCCGTGGTGGTGCCGCCGCCGGACGCCCGGCAGCGCGCCGAGCGGTGGGCGCGGGCGCTGAGCCACGCCGTGGGCGGCCCGCACCGACTCGCCGATGCCGACGGGGAGTTCACCGAGGCCGTCGCCACCTACCGGCTGGACGAGGAGCAGATGGAACGGGCCGCGGGCCTGGCCGCCCGGACCGCGGCGGCATCGGGACGCCCGATGGACGCCGGTGACCTGCGGGCCGCGGTGCGCGCGCAGAACGCCGCGGGGCTCGACCGGCTGGCCCGCCGGATCGAACCGGCGGTCGGCTGGGACGACCTCGTGCTGCCCGCCCCCGTCGCGCGACGGCTGCGCGAACTCGTCCTGCGGGCCCGCCACCGCGACCAGGTGCTCGGTCACTGGCGGATGCGGCCCGGCGGCGGCCGGGGCCGCGGGGTGACCGCGCTCTTCGCCGGCGGGTCGGGCACCGGCAAGACGATGTCGGCCGAGGTCGTCGCGGCGGCGCTGGGCATGGAGTTGTACGTGGTGGACCTGGCCACCGTGGTGGACAAGTACATCGGCGAGACCGAGAAGAACCTGGAACGCATCTTCACCGAGGCGTCCCGGGTCAACGGGGTGCTGCTCTTCGACGAGGCCGACGCCATCTTCGGGCGGCGCTCGGAGGTGAAGGACGCCCACGACCGCCACGCCAACGTCGAGTCGGCCTACCTGCTCCAGCGCATGGAGTCCTTCGACGGGATCGCGGTGCTCACCACCAACCTGCGCGCCAACCTCGACGAGGCGTTCATCCGGCGGCTCGACGTCATCGCAGAGTTCACCATGCCCGACGAGGAGCAGCGGCTCGCGCTGTGGGACCGCTGCCTCGGGCCGCGTATCCCGCGCGGCGGCGACCTGGACCTCGCGTGGTGCGCCGGGCGCTTCGAGCTGTCCGGCGGCTCCATCCGCGCGTGCGCCGTGACCGCCGCCTACCTGGCCGCCGAGGCGGGCGGTCCGGTGACCATGCGGCAGGTCGTCTCCGCGGTGCTCCAGGAGTACCGCAAGCTGGGCCGCCTGGTGCTGGAGGGCGAGTTCGGGCCGTGGCTGGAGGCGGAGCGCGGCGGCGCCTGA